One region of Juglans regia cultivar Chandler chromosome 4, Walnut 2.0, whole genome shotgun sequence genomic DNA includes:
- the LOC108998406 gene encoding olee1-like protein: MAKSVIFLAASALCFLSLLGFAYCDSHFSVEGKVYCDTCRTQFVTRISTYMKGAKVRLQCREREGGVITYSLESETDESGTYHLGVDGEHEEEVCEIVLVKSSDPNCSEVSKDPFLDKSARISLTKNNGITSPVRLANPLGFMRKERLDGCGEVLRELGMTAEDEQ; this comes from the exons ATGGCAAAGTCTGTTATCTTCCTGGCGGCTTCTGCCCTTTGCTTCTTGTCCCTCCTTGGTTTCGCTTACTGCGACAGCCACTTCTCCGTGGAGGGCAAAGTTTACTGTGACACCTGCCGTACCCAATTTGTAACAAGGATCAGCACGTACATGAAAG GTGCAAAGGTGCGGTTGCAGTGCAGGGAACGTGAAGGCGGTGTCATAACATACAGCTTAGAGTCGGAAACGGACGAGTCGGGAACGTACCACCTTGGGGTAGACGGCGAGCACGAAGAGGAGGTTTGCGAAATTGTTCTGGTAAAGAGCAGCGATCCCAACTGCAGCGAGGTCAGTAAGGATCCTTTCCTAGACAAGAGTGCTAGGATCAGCCTCACAAAGAACAATGGCATTACATCCCCAGTACGCCTTGCCAATCCTCTTGGCTTCATGAGGAAGGAACGTCTTGATGGTTGCGGGGAGGTCCTCAGAGAGCTCGGGATGACAGCAGAAGACGAACAATAA
- the LOC108998407 gene encoding dof zinc finger protein DOF1.5-like, producing MANVQGGQDVPEIKLFGTTITLQNRQVKEEQKGLDQTMEKRPDKIIPCPRCKSMETKFCYFNNYNVNQPRHFCRGCQRYWTAGGALRNVPIGAGRRKIKPPSGELGGFSEGSFYDAAGVLHKFDLDEVLEEWHVVAAEGGFGHFFPVKRRRSCSDG from the coding sequence ATGGCTAACGTCCAAGGAGGCCAAGACGTGCCCGAAATCAAGCTTTTTGGGACGACAATTACATTGCAGAATAGACAAGTAAAGGAGGAACAGAAAGGACTAGATCAAACGATGGAGAAGAGGCCAGATAAGATCATACCATGCCCAAGATGTAAGAGCATGGAGACCAAGTTTTGTTACTTCAACAACTACAACGTTAATCAGCCCAGACATTTCTGTAGAGGATGCCAGAGGTACTGGACTGCCGGTGGGGCCCTCCGAAACGTGCCTATAGGGGCTGGCAGGCGGAAGATCAAGCCACCGTCCGGCGAGCTAGGCGGGTTCTCTGAGGGTTCCTTTTATGATGCTGCTGGGGTACTGCACAAGTTTGACCTGGACGAGGTGCTGGAGGAGTGGCATGTCGTGGCGGCTGAGGGCGGTTTCGGGCATTTTTTCCCTGTTAAGCGGCGGAGGAGTTGCTCAGATGGTtaa
- the LOC108998405 gene encoding 14-3-3-like protein C: protein MAFAKERENYVYVAKLAEQAERYDEMVDAMKKVAHLDVELSVEERNLLSVGYKNVVGARRASWRILSSIEQKEEAKGHDQNVKRIKEYRHKVESELSSICSDIMSVIDEHLIPACSAGESAVFFYKMKGDYYRYLAEFKTGDDRKEDADQSMKAYQTASTTAEADLPPTHPIRLGLALNFSVFYYEIMNSPERACYLAKQAFDEAISELDSLSEESYKDSTLIMQLLRDNLTLWTSDIPENEAEEAQKPDSSAKASGGEDAE, encoded by the exons ATGGCTTTCGccaaagaaagagaaaactATGTCTACGTCGCTAAGCTTGCCGAACAAGCCGAGCGCTATGATG AAATGGTGGATGCGATGAAGAAAGTGGCTCATCTTGACGTGGAGCTGAGCGTGGAAGAGCGTAACCTACTCTCCGTCGGGTACAAGAACGTGGTAGGAGCTCGTAGAGCCTCATGGAGGATCCTATCCTCGATCGAGCAGAAGGAGGAAGCCAAAGGGCACGATCAAAACGTGAAGCGGATCAAGGAGTACAGACACAAGGTTGAGTCTGAGCTCTCGAGCATTTGCAGCGACATCATGAGTGTCATCGACGAGCATCTCATCCCCGCGTGCTCGGCCGGAGAGTCCGCCgtgtttttttacaaaat GAAAGGGGATTATTACCGGTATCTGGCGGAGTTCAAGACTGGTGATGACAGGAAAGAGGATGCTGATCAGTCTATGAAAGCGTATCAG ACAGCTTCTACCACGGCAGAGGCTGATTTACCTCCTACTCATCCCATCAGACTGGGCTTGGCCTTGAACTTCTCCGTATTTTATTATGAGATTATGAACTCTCCTGAAAG GGCATGTTACTTGGCAAAGCAAGCTTTTGATGAAGCTATCTCAGAGTTGGATAGTTTGAGTGAAGAATCTTACAAGGACAGCACACTTATTATGCAGCTCTTGAGGGACAACCTCACATTGTGGACTTCTGACATTCCAGAAAATGAAG CTGAAGAAGCCCAGAAGCCAGACAGCTCTGCTAAAGCAAGTGGAGGTGAAGATGCAGAG TGA